The genomic DNA ATCCAAGATCAAACATGCACGCAAGCAAACAACGTCAAATGAAAGGAAAAGACGTGATCGGTCCTCGAGAATAAGACAAGTAGAACTTAATGCCTTTTTCTCAAAAAGGAAAACGTGTTTAAATTGTGGAATTCCAGGACACATTGCAAGAAACTGTGTTCATCTTCCCTACTACTCTAGGAACATGTATCATCAGAAGGGTATGCATTCTCACTTTGTCAAAAATCGACCTCCTAAAGCCAAGCCTTCTGACAGAGACTAGAATCTAGCAAAAAGGGAAAaccaaaaatttgaaaatatgAACAGATTTCAATGTAAGTCAAAGATTACACCATTAAAAGGAAATGTTTCAGACACTAAGAACTGGAAACCTAAAGTTCCTGCTAGATCTCAGCCTCCGTGTTCGCAACCGTCAACATTTACTTCATCGCCAAAAACCACAAGCGATGTTAAGAGTCATATGATCTTTTGCGAAGTCTCTTACACAGATAGCGATGGTCAACTCAGGTCCACTATAGCCTGGGTTCTAGTCTCTAACTGATTCCGTTAAATGTGCAGGAACGACTGTGGAGGGCTATCTTTAGACTTTGGTTTTTTGATAGTGGTTATTCTAGGCACATGACGGGAGACATATCCCAGTTGAATGATATCAAAATATTCGACGGAGGATGTGACAACTTCACAGGAGGAGAATCGGGAAGAATCACCATGAAGGGCACGGTAAAAAATGGAGACCTCACCTTTTCAGACGTTAACTATGTCCCAGAGCTGAAGCGCAGCCTGTTGAGCGTTTCACAGATGTGCGACAAAGGAATGGAGGTTCTTTTCACTAAGAGTGGTTGTGTCATTCTGAAACCAGGAATTATCATACCCGAAGACTGGTTTCTGATTAAAGCTGAACGCAGGGGAAACGCTTACATGATTGACATGAACAAAGCACCCACTGATCAAGTTACTTGTCTATTTTCAGAAATAGCTGAACATGATGCTATGCTGTGGCTCCGTCGATTGGGTCATCTGAACACGAAAAATCTAAATCGATTAGCAAAGGGAGGTCTCATCAGAAATTAGCCAATCAAGGATTTcatgaagatagaaaaatctgaAGCATGCGCTCGAGGAAAGCAGCATCGCAGGCCTCATAAGTCCAAACACGTGCACACAACCTCAAAAGTTCTGGAGCTGCTGCATATGGATTTATTTGGCCCTGTCAATGTACTTAGTATTGGAGGAAAGGTTTACTGTTTGGTCATTACCAATGATTTTTCTCGTTTAACTTGGGTGTTTTTCTTGGAGTAGAAGAGTGAAACAACTGGTTTGATCAAGAAGTTTGTGACTCTCATGGAGAATCAAGCAAATGAGCGAGTGAAGATTATTCGTTGTGACAACGAAACAGAATTCAAGAATGCTGAGCTTAATGAGTTTTATGCCTTAAAAGGAATCGACCGTCAGTACAGTTAGCTAGGTCTCCTCAACAGAATGAAGTAGCAGAAAGACGCAATCGTACTCTCATTGAAGCTGCTCGCACCATGCGGATAGATTCATTTGCTAATAatttgggcagaagcagtgaatACGACCTACTATGTTCAGAATCATGCCTTGATCAATAAGCTCCACATGAAGACTCCACATGAAATAGTAGAAGGTCAAAAACCCTCGGTACAACACTTTCGAACCTTTGGTTGTCTGTGTGTGCTTCATCTCATGGATTCCAAAGGAAAATTTGAAGCTCGAGGAGATCCCTCCCACTTTATTGGATATGCTAATAACACATCATATCGTGTGTACAACAAGGTCAAGAAGCAGATCGTGGAAGCATATCATGTGGATTGGTTGGAAGAAAATCCAAAAGATGCTTGCATTGGACCTGATTGGCTATATGATTAGTCCTCCTTGTTTAAATCGTTTCCTATTTTGTCTGATGAAATTGGTAATGCAGGTGCTTCAAGTTCAGAGATGCTTGTTCccattgaagatgaagatgaagatgttCCACTACAAAACATGCTCAAGAAACTCACAGTGGATGCATCAGGATTTCACAAGGATACTCCAGCTAAACTTCACTCTTCGACTGTTCAGGAGCCGATTTCTGAACCTGCTGCAGCTATCCCTGATAGTGTAGTCCGTAACACTGAAGCCTCCGTTGGACCCTCAAATGTTCAAGGAACTTCTTTGTTTCCGGAAGCAATTCCCTCAGATTGTACTGTAGATTCTCCAGCAATCAACAATGCTACTGCACCAAATGAGCGGGAGCAATCTGGAATAGCATCAAGAAGCTTCTCAAACTTGCAAGCTCCTGCTGCAGCAATTCTACAGCGTGTTCAGAGAAGTCACCCAATCACGAATATAATTGGCCCAGTAACTGCTGTGGTCTAGACCCGCAGCAAATCGGGAGACATCAACTCATGCCTATACTCTTGCTTCATTTCACAGATTGAGCCTAAAAACATTAATGTTgctttgcaggaacctggatggGTTGATGCAATGCATGAAGAGCTTCATCAGTTCGAAAGacttggagtatggaagcttgAGAAGCTGGCTCAAGGAAATCGCGCTCTTGGCACACGATGGGTGTTATGCAACAAACAAGATGATACTGGAGTGATCGTAAGGAACAAGGCTCGATTAGTAGTCCAAGGTTTCTGTCAGGTTGAGGGTTTAGATTACGATGAAGTGTATGCTCCAGTAGCACGTCTTGAAGCCATCCGCATTTTCTTGGCATATGCATCCTTCATGGGCTTTACAGtctatcagatggatgtcaagacaacattcctttatgggaaggtcaaggAGGAGATTTATGTCGCTCAACCTCCGGGTTTTGTTGATAAAGAAAAGGAAGGATATGCCTACAAGTTAAACAAGGCTCTGTACAGTTTGCACCAAGAACCACATGCTTGGTATGCTACCCTAACAGAACATTTGCTTGCTCATGGGTACACTCGAGGGACAATCAATCaaacattgtttatcaaacgtgtTGACAAGGACATCATCCTTGTTTAGATATATGTTGACGACATCATCTTCGAGTCCACAAATGATGTGCTTTGCAAGGAGTTTGAAGAGGTAATGAAGAGGAAGTTCGAGATGAGTTCTTTAGGAGAAATGACTATGTTTTTGGGCCTGCAAGCTCATCAGAACAATCAAGGAATCTTGATTCATCAGAGCAAATACGTTCACGACGTTCTTGCTAAATTCAGCATGACAAACTCAAAGTCTATAGACTCCCCAATTGCAGAGCGGCTGTTGTTGACTGAGGATCCTGAAGGAAGCTTTGTTAACCACACATTGTATCGATCTATGATTGGTTCATTAATGTACTTAACTGCAAGCCGGctagacatcatgtttgccgtctGTCAGTGTGCTCGGTATCAGGCTAATCGTAAACTCTCTCATCTAACTGTTGTTAAAAGAATTTTTAGATATCCGAAGGGAGATCCTAAACTCGGACTCTGGTATCCCAGAGATTCGAACTTTGATTAGTTTGCTTTTTCAGACACCAACTTTGGAGGGACTGACAGGGATAGAAAATCTACATCAGCTGGATACCAATTCTTGGGAGATAGACTTATCTCTTGGTAGTGTAAGAAGCAGCAAACTGTATCTCTTTCCACCGCAGAAGCAGAGTATGTTGCAGCATCTGCCTGCTACTCCCAGGTTCTTTGGATGCAACATCAACTGGAGgattacggtttgacttatcttGATACTACTATTTATTGTGATAATGAAGCCGCTATCCAGATCACTAAAAAccctgtttttcactccaaaaccaagcacattgatatcaaaGTCCACTTCATTTGAGATTGCTTTGACAGAGTTTTAATTAAACTTGAACAGATCCATACTGATGCTAACACAATGGATCTTTTTACAAAACCAATCAGCATCTCGAGGTTCAATGTGCTTGTAGACCTTTCTCCTTCGGTGAAATTTTTGCCATCTTTCCATCGTCTAAATTTTTTATATTAGTTATTCAGACTAATAAAACAACCATTTTGAGCATTACAAAAGTAGGAGTAAGTAGTACCTTTCTCCTTCGGTGAAAATGATGCGCTTCACCGACTGAGCATTAAAAAAAGGGTGGGGGTTTAAGAATAATGGTATCTCATCGGATAAATTTGAGCATAAAGTATTCTACTTTTGCACAAATATGGGAGGAGAATTAGTTGCTGAGAAATGAAATAAATTTTCGTGCTAAAGAACTTAATTAACACAATTTTGTTGTTCAGACTTGGTTCGAGATATGTATCTCGAACCATGTCTGATAGTATATATAAGTCTCGAATGGGCCATTGGGCCAGGCCCATCTCGGATGACTGATCCGAGATGATGGGCCTGTTTAGACTTTGACTTGGTCAAAATTGTTGGGCCCCATCCGAGATGGTGGGCCTTTCCAGatcaatattttattattattttaataagcTTTTTCAAGACAGAACATACCCCTTTCAAAATCAGCGAATCAACCCACCGAGCAACTATTTGCTAtcaataatattataatattataataataatataatactaCTAACACAGGGGTATATTGGGGAGACTGCTATTGGATCAAATCATTCTCGAACTGattaaggaacacttttcagctCACGCTTACTTGAACTGGTCCACGCGATTGGTAATATACTTGTCCTTTTTAATCCAACACTCAAACTTCAACTATCAACCTTGTGATACGCTTTAGGGTAAAATTACACTGTGACatccgtgtgtcccattccaaggcatacccatgcgatcaaggtaagcacaactgttcatcgtagcaggtgagtatactgagtcCATCCTTAGTCTTTACAATGCCAGACTTTCTGGTGAACATTTTTAATCCAGCCGAGGGAGAAAGGTACTACTTACGCCTACTTTTGTCAAATGTCAGAGGGCCTACTTCTTTTGAACATCTTTGCACAGTTAATGGTCAACGGTGTGAGACATTTGGAAAACCAGCTCTTGAGTTAGGCTTAATAGAAGATGATGGAAATATGGCATTGATCAATTCTTTTAtagagatttaaaaaaaaaaaaatttggctactaaaagtagcgattttttttaaaaaaatattaaaaaaatgtgtgttttttagctatttttaggtatttttggttgtcttcacattggttctcgcggttctcgcaataaagggtggttcctaacggatcattctcatatatatatatatatatatatatatatatatatatatatatatagagagagagagagagagagagaaacgggttcaggagaaaacgccctaaaGTTATTCAATCTTCTTTTTTCCCAATTTCGTTTATCACATGCTGATTCATTTTTGGTGTCTAAGACTATTTTGGCGTTAATTAGATTCATTAATTACAtggcgttttactgtttttttggatctgtctcgttgaattaattgttttggtgtcacatagataatttttttGCGTTATGGGGTTTCCCAGGTCAGTTTTTTGGAGTTCTTGGCGTTGTTATTAATTCATTACCATTCATTAATATTTCATAAGATTACATTAATAcgaaatcaaaataaactaatagtcttctgtgtatgggattacatcagagttgtacccatcgctttgttcctCACTTTCAttagattcatcatcatcatatcttagattggcgtataacgccatcATCTCGTCTCTTCTTTCCTGCAGCCTATACTTGAATATCACTGCAACCCTGGATCTTGCATCattcgaaggtgctaaatcacataCTTGTTCAAGGAGATATAGCCTCTCTTtcttcaacatttcctccatCGACAACGAATATTTCACCCCGTGTCGATAAGTCACTTCAACCGTTCctgcttcttcatgcaccacccaaCTGCTAACTGTTGGTAGAGgagtatcgtcaatatcatcatcatcatcttttgcTTGAAATTTTCTCTCCAATCTTCTTATTACCGTTcgagttctttcacaatcgttggccattggaaccccaagggccatgATATCCCTCTGAACCCCTTCGTCCATACTAAGTATGGCTTTGATTGTCCTCACCTTCACCCATCTCCTAATAGAGAACTTTAGGATGAAACGTATCTCCGACCTTTCAAACCTctatgcaataaccttagccattttttaagtttttagcgttttggacaatatgtggcgttttagacaatgtttggcATGTTAAGATGTGTTCTCATGTTCTAATTTTATAATGACTTTTTTCCCGCCATGTAGGATGTAGTCCTATAAagtgacaggtaattatggcgttttgaaaagataaataaatataatttcctATGTagtagcttttaatataataaatgttaataatgtTCCCGTCGCTTCATTTTACTGTATGTAGTTACTGTTTTTTGTTTCGCTTCATCTGTTTATGGCTGTTACACGTCCCATCTCTATGGCTCTAATTATGCCATTTTGTATTTCCAATGgcgtttagataaagatgacactTTGTTCTATTCTCTTGCAAATTGTTTTATACtttttttagatttattataatagtacttgtccaaattaattttattatagtttggtagtttgggcgttttatggcatgatggcgtttcacaagcattttcccttttggcgttttgttatatttttttagagAATTAATGTATTTTGTTCTTAGCGgaaaattacataacaaacaacagaaaaagaaaatttaaaaaaaaatagaaacaatttatcttccaaatcttcactgtcatcagtctctttcttcttttgaaactacaagaactgtcacaaataAATGGTGTTTTGGTTTTGGTGTGGTTTTTTGTTGTTCTTGTGTTGAAGTGggtttgtggatgttggagacatagatcgacgACATGTGGGTGGATGCTATTTACCCGTCATCTTCATTATCATCATcgaggccaaagtagcatttacactggtaTCGGTGTCTTCTCCTcttccaaaccttcttcaagaacaaagaagacaaaatgacatatcggtgtcatcagtctctttttcttgaattttttcCATCTCATGTAGCAAAATCTTACTCCCCTCAGCTAACAAACCATTCagcgaaacttcatgcagaacattactgagtatccaagaaaagatgtttgccatcattgttttttctaactttttggcGATTTACAGTGAGTTGTATTTAGGAAACattgtgtttgtgttttttttggtgtgatcAACGGAAGGTGCTGAGACATTTCTCTTTATACGATGTTTTGGCgtgtagtttaggcgggatattatttTCACAACCCCCGTTCCCTCCTGGTAcaaaacccgggaacgggcggccatGGCCAGTTCTGGTGGTATCtggttattgtctaatttggcagcggaaattttcatcaggaccgtagttaggaaatattttatcagagtaaaccaccacattttataacattaaatacaTGGGATAAatcccaagttttcagtatacacactttcataggaataaatcctattttgtttaataaaaacatctattttattttaggtaactttatggccacttttccaagcctttagtgctctccagctgacttttattggcttcatactaagttacctgaaacacgtgtttaaaaacattttatcagcaggaaatactggtgagtgaatcccagtataatcaagtttaaataaaaagtcacagtgaacagtattgagggcgcatccgcaattacatttgtttccaagttatatcaattaccaccacacggtaatgtcgttccgacttatggtcatgttactcctttaccaggtggtaacaaattttgtatacaaaaccccaaatttaccgactgtaattgtattcttacaaatactcaataactgctattcgcatggaaagatatttaaggttttgtaaaaacagttcacaaaataggtttacaaaaagaggattaactcacattgctattatagggctttcctttgtgattccctggttatagtctaattaaataaacaatgcacatgtgttagtataataacccattttaacattagtaatactctccccgagacggcattccaacgactacgtcgggcagaaccacgacagccgttacggaaccctagatcaatcgggcagagtatctaatacgtatccaggggttatgatacttacaacgaggcagagcttcgctaattaggggggtataatacccgagtattatGCCTAATATTCAGTTTTGAGAGAAGAAAACATTCGTGAGCGAATTCCAAATGAAAtccgatggcctctatttatagtgctgaattatgtctttctcgcggcccgcgtaaaggtagaCCAAGATCTACGCGGCCTGCGTCAACGCTGGTCAACAGCGTAGCTTGTCCGAGTCACCAACTAGGcctgccgggtgttgggccacgtggcggcccaagGTTTCGCCACCTTTTACtttgtcgcggcccgcgttaactaagCGAGGATCTTACGCGGCCCGTTTGAACTTAAGAATCAGTGAAATCAGGTTCTAGCCCTTATACCGCCCGCGTAAAGgtttggggtgggtctacgcggcccgcctcaacttactttttcttgtttttcatttACTGTTAATGCTATgttgtatttcgggctcggttttcacatttggggtgtattttaggaaggttgttatattttgggtataacttctggattatttaataaaatatatagtgcacttacattaagtatagtaacccaattctgCTTTATCCCTACGttacgagacagaaccccaacgaatttaggcagagccttggcatacgttacggggccctacgtcagtcggacaaGGTATCAGTGAttaggggttaaaacacttaaaatgggGCAGGGCTTTATTACTATATAGGTGATATACTTAAGAAAATAGAACTCTAATATTTAGAGATTGCGAGTGGTAGAGAGGGATTGAGATAGATACAAAATGAACAACGAAAGTTGGAATGTGATTCTTCTATTTATAGCCCTTTCTCAGTTGCTTGGAGGCAAAGCCTCGTTTGTCATGCATCCACGTAATTTGTTTGTTTAGATTTTCATTTCTTAAAGACATGTTCATACATGCATTCAAAAGAAACTAACTTTCAAATGTTAGTATTTTATTCAaaactaggattgcgacccgccgcaatgcggcggggattctttagatataactaagtcaatctatgacccgcacgttatgttaaacctgtcaaacgggggaaaatagacgatgtaaacgttcacccacacacgcacgttgcgttgtgttaactcgcaaaatttagaacgaaacgtaaaaacattAAACCAAAGACGGACGtcgcgatgtgttaagtcacaaaatttagaaccaagcataaagcaaaaaaaaatgcggaaaatgaaaactataaaggaccaaagttgaaagtaaaaaaaagttatgagaatatattgcaaaagataaaaatttttgggttaaaaataaaaaaaacaaatagttttgggttaaaagtaatttatgaaatatttttgggtgaaagtaaaaaaagcactttttttggaaaacccccaaagccagcGCTACGACAACCATATGTATAACCACCCAGCGTtacggcggggcgtaaaacggtgtgtCAGATattactaatgtcacacaaccgtcatcgaccaccaacactgactcgacctaggatatgtgtgtgttgcgacgaacctgtcaaacatggaaaaatagaggtaaaaacgttgaaccacacatgcacgttgcgtcgtattaactcgaaaaatttagaactatatgtaaaacgaaaatttgcgaaagatgaaaagtataagtgacaaaagttgcgTAGTTAAATTGCAAAGAATGAAAAGTTtttggttaaagttaaaaaaaaaaaaacaaattaggtaaggttaaaattgaaaaaggtaaaaagattttggttaaaagtaaaaaatcaagtttttttttgaaaaactcttgAAGCACAATTTACAAGTGGTATTGCACAAAAAAGTTGCAAACTTATATATGAAATAATATTACGATCACTTTATTTGAGtgatatatttattattattttattaatttatatattataattaatttaactgcttcactcatttggcgcttataacttctaaaacatgacgttttataaaacaatgaatatgcTATTAGGACGAGcatatttctatcttcattttgaatcaagtttcattaaaaacggagtaggttcaaatataatgtatttttataattattaaatgGGTCATACGCTTGCCCAAAATACCTCATATTTCTATTGTtcaacttacccatgatgcatccttttaataagacaagtttttaaatattttatataaataaaaattttgggagtgttaaaattattaaaacAATAAATACAATTAACAAAGTATCCGGTTTTACTCAGCTTTATCTGTTAAGTCTATAAGGCTTGGTGTTTATATATTATGGCGTTTTACattttatggcgtttttgtagGCTAAGACCTTAACtaaaacacagaaaaaagtacgcagtaataaaattggcgttttgtacttacttggcgttttatattttcaatggcgttttatgtatGAAAGGATGTTCAGCCTTTTTTTACCCTTATTGAAGCGCGTCCACgaaataaaattgatgttatttacgaaaattcCACCGcgtcaatctagtccatagattgttttgatcggataatccataagcgttctcactgttctcacacttttcaccattttccctaaatcctgaccctatatatatatatatatatattcaagctTTATTGAATTTAATATTTTTAATCCAATCTTTCCgctgcattattattattattatttaattgtgAGAACTGCTACTCAACTGTCACGACTAAAGCCATTCGGGCCCACCGGAAATCTGAGTGTGACAGCATGTCTCCTCAATAGTTAGAAAccacctcaaaagacaaaagttGATGTCTGCAGAAGATCTACAAAAATATGAAGATGAGATAAGGAAGGAAGGGATCAGAAATGAACTCGTGTTCGTTCATCCTGATGCCAAACTAGAAGAGTTGTTAGGGCAAGTTCTGGGAAAGTATATTCCTTCACCTCTTTCAATAAAATCGGTCCCAGTAAATCCATCAGCTTCCAAAATTCTAAAATTGTCTTCAGATAGGGCAAGCCATGAATTGACAATACTCGGGCGCAAGTGGAGAAATAAAAGGACTTCATGAATAGTGTTATAAGCCTGAAAATTGAAGATCTACGAGACCTACTGGATCTTCCACTTGAAAGGGATGCAgatgactctctctctctctgagagATTTGAAAAGACCTTCGAAGCACAATCAGAGAGAAGTTGAAGAGGAATAAAAATTGATCTAATAAACAtttgttttggcatcatctgttctaggggggagattgttggacctaCAAAAAAAATAGATGATattcaaaagccaaaacatgatcaAGTGATCATGAAATAAATAGAAGGTTGAAGAAGATTGTTCCCAAAGATAATGAATCTTGAACAAATAAATCAGAACATTTGGCTAAGCAAGCAAACATCTGATCAAGGCCTTGGAACCGCTGTTCATAAAGAAACAAGGTCTGGTGAAGTGCTAAGGTATGTTGAAGCAAAAATCTGATGAAGAAGACCAATCATCTGTCTTGCTAAACAGATGTTTAAATCAGAGCAACAGAGGATAGCCTAAACAAATGTTTCCATATGTAATAATACTTGTTTTGTATAAGTGCTTAACATAGTTAGATCAAATGTTAGATTTGTACAACTGTTTGCAACATATgtggaatcttttctgttaggaatgttagatgtcactatcagggtGTTGTCAGCCAATCACAATCAGAGCTTCTGTAAAATATTTGAATCTTCTAATTAATGAAAAAAacagttgttgatgatgatttcttGTTTGTGATTACTTATCTTTATTACAGTACAAAATTATTTTGAGCTTAATTATTTGTTATTCACAAACCTTGTAAACTCAGACTTAACATTAAAAGTTCTCCaaacattatttatttaataGCATCTACTAAACACAAGACATGCCAAAATCCCGAAGTCGAACTCATGTACCTGAAGAACAcgtaaaatcaagtgtcaacacaaaggctGTTGAGTTCACGTAAGTAAAACTAAAAGCAAATTTTCTCCACAATTTCTTTTAGGAAAAGCCTTCTCATTTGAGAGTCTCTTTTCAATTTTAACCATATTATTCTGGAAAATTTTGTAATCAAATTTCCTTTTTTAAAAATCCATGGGACAATTCTCTTATCGCAATCGTCTTCTCAAAACCTTCGACTCAAATCATCTTTCCAATtgtttcaatatatattaaatttcTAATATCAACATTTCAGATTCACAGGGTTGCCAAGCCTATAAGCTATATATTAACAATAAGGGTATAATCAATGCTAGACAATCACATAATATCAGTTCGTCGTTTTTACTTGACCCGGGATGATCGATCACGACGGGGCTGTCAACCTGATAGACCTATCAACAATTCTACGCACACTGGTGTTGATGAATAAGCGGCTAATTCGTACAAAGTGCCTCTTTTGGGTCAGTTATGGTGTCTGCCTCatgaacaatatatatatcctattATATCGAAAAGTTTAGTATTAATGTTGTACGAATTCCCGAAGTCCTCACTAAAGTCATAGGCTTATGCCGATACCTAACCTCTTGAGATCGGGCAAGATCGTCACAACTTagatttaaatatttttaaatctATACATCTGCCTTTACCCCAATGTTGTAATCATCCCTGTTTGTCCTCGAAACTATTATTATTCGTCCATCCTCATTTTCGGTGAAAAAAATTATTATTCATTCAATCATGTTTTCCTTGATAAGAGTTTTTTATTATCCACTTCCAAAAACCGTGTTTTTCGTGAAAACATAacatattcattttaaatccataTTTTCCAcgaaaaaatatattattatccCAGTTAGGGCATGTTTtatataaaaacatattaggtttttgagaaaaatgccctgatagtccctgtggtttgcttcattttcacctttagtccctaactttctaaaattacacctatagtcccaaatttttgcaatttcgttcccgaTAATCCCTGGcgtggatgggggttagttttttat from Helianthus annuus cultivar XRQ/B chromosome 7, HanXRQr2.0-SUNRISE, whole genome shotgun sequence includes the following:
- the LOC118480285 gene encoding uncharacterized protein LOC118480285, with amino-acid sequence MKRKFEMSSLGEMTMFLGLQAHQNNQGILIHQSKYVHDVLAKFSMTNSKSIDSPIAERLLLTEDPEGSFVNHTLYRSMIGSLMYLTASRLDIMFAVCQCARYQANRKLSHLTVVKRIFRYPKGDPKLGLWYPRDSNFD